Proteins encoded in a region of the Xiphophorus couchianus chromosome 11, X_couchianus-1.0, whole genome shotgun sequence genome:
- the vps26c gene encoding vacuolar protein sorting-associated protein 26C isoform X2 has translation MSVTLDIKLKRANKVYHEGTPVIKKVIYVINLLTETVAGVVTLCCKEPLQHNGIALSMDGIVNLQLSSKSVGVFEAFYNSVKPIPLISSSIEAAKAGKIPGGKTEIPFEFPLISKGNKVLYETYHGVFVNIQYTLRCDLKRPLLAKDLSRSCEFIVHSQPQKSKIVPTPVKFSITPETLQNVRERGQLPHFLIRGHLDATSCVISQPLTGEVQVDKSDVPIKSIELQLVRVETCGCAEGYARDATEIQNIQIAEGDVGHGLPIPVHMVFPRLFTCPTLETTNFKVEFEINVVVILQDDHLITENFPLKLCRV, from the exons ATGAGCGTCACTCTGGATATCAAACTGAAAAGAGCCAACAAAGTCTATCATGAGGGG aCGCCTGTcataaaaaaagtgatttatgtCATTAATCTGCTCACA GAAACTGTGGCCGGCGTCGTCACGTTGTGCTGCAAGGAGCCGCTGCAGCACAACGGCATCGCGCTCAGCATGGACGGCATCGTCAACCTGCAGCTCAGCTCCAAGAGCGTCGGCGTCTTCGAGGCGTTCTACAACTCCGTCAAG CCAATCCCGCTGATCAGCAGCAGCATCGAGGCAGCCAAGGCCGGGAAAATCCCAGGAGGGAAAACGGAAATCCCGTTTGAGTTTCCGCTCATCAGCAAAGGCAACAAAGTTCTGTACGAGACTTACCACGGCGTCTTCGTCAACATCCAG TACACACTGCGCTGCGACCTgaagcgccccctgctggccaaaGACCTGAGCAGGAGCTGCGAGTTCATCGTTCACAGTCAG CCGCAGAAATCAAAAATTGTTCCAACTCCGGTCAAGTTCAGCATCACTCCAGAGACGCTACAGAACGTCCGCGAG AGGGGTCAGCTGCCGCACTTCCTGATCCGAGGACATCTGGACGCCACCAGCTGCGTCATCAGCCAGCCGCTCACCGGAGAGGTGCAGGTGGACAAATCCGACGTCCCCATCAAGAGCATCGAGCTGCAGCTGGTCCGGGTCGAGACCTGCG GCTGCGCCGAGGGCTACGCGCGAGACGCCACGGAGATCCAGAACATCCAGATCGCAGAAGGAGACGTCGGCCACGGCCTGCCCATACCCGTCCACATGGTGTTCCCCCGACTCTTCACCTGCCCCACCCTGGAGACCACCAACTTCAAAGTGG agtTTGAAATCAACGTCGTGGTCATCCTGCAGGACGATCACCTGATCACCGAGAACTTCCCTCTGAAGCTCTGCAGAGTCTGA
- the vps26c gene encoding vacuolar protein sorting-associated protein 26C isoform X1, protein MSVTLDIKLKRANKVYHEGTPVIKKVIYVINLLTETVAGVVTLCCKEPLQHNGIALSMDGIVNLQLSSKSVGVFEAFYNSVKPIPLISSSIEAAKAGKIPGGKTEIPFEFPLISKGNKVLYETYHGVFVNIQVGLDVSLSANYTLRCDLKRPLLAKDLSRSCEFIVHSQPQKSKIVPTPVKFSITPETLQNVRERGQLPHFLIRGHLDATSCVISQPLTGEVQVDKSDVPIKSIELQLVRVETCGCAEGYARDATEIQNIQIAEGDVGHGLPIPVHMVFPRLFTCPTLETTNFKVEFEINVVVILQDDHLITENFPLKLCRV, encoded by the exons ATGAGCGTCACTCTGGATATCAAACTGAAAAGAGCCAACAAAGTCTATCATGAGGGG aCGCCTGTcataaaaaaagtgatttatgtCATTAATCTGCTCACA GAAACTGTGGCCGGCGTCGTCACGTTGTGCTGCAAGGAGCCGCTGCAGCACAACGGCATCGCGCTCAGCATGGACGGCATCGTCAACCTGCAGCTCAGCTCCAAGAGCGTCGGCGTCTTCGAGGCGTTCTACAACTCCGTCAAG CCAATCCCGCTGATCAGCAGCAGCATCGAGGCAGCCAAGGCCGGGAAAATCCCAGGAGGGAAAACGGAAATCCCGTTTGAGTTTCCGCTCATCAGCAAAGGCAACAAAGTTCTGTACGAGACTTACCACGGCGTCTTCGTCAACATCCAGGTCGGGCTCGATGTTAGCCTGTCTGCTAAC TACACACTGCGCTGCGACCTgaagcgccccctgctggccaaaGACCTGAGCAGGAGCTGCGAGTTCATCGTTCACAGTCAG CCGCAGAAATCAAAAATTGTTCCAACTCCGGTCAAGTTCAGCATCACTCCAGAGACGCTACAGAACGTCCGCGAG AGGGGTCAGCTGCCGCACTTCCTGATCCGAGGACATCTGGACGCCACCAGCTGCGTCATCAGCCAGCCGCTCACCGGAGAGGTGCAGGTGGACAAATCCGACGTCCCCATCAAGAGCATCGAGCTGCAGCTGGTCCGGGTCGAGACCTGCG GCTGCGCCGAGGGCTACGCGCGAGACGCCACGGAGATCCAGAACATCCAGATCGCAGAAGGAGACGTCGGCCACGGCCTGCCCATACCCGTCCACATGGTGTTCCCCCGACTCTTCACCTGCCCCACCCTGGAGACCACCAACTTCAAAGTGG agtTTGAAATCAACGTCGTGGTCATCCTGCAGGACGATCACCTGATCACCGAGAACTTCCCTCTGAAGCTCTGCAGAGTCTGA
- the vps26c gene encoding vacuolar protein sorting-associated protein 26C isoform X4, with protein sequence MSVTLDIKLKRANKVYHEGETVAGVVTLCCKEPLQHNGIALSMDGIVNLQLSSKSVGVFEAFYNSVKPIPLISSSIEAAKAGKIPGGKTEIPFEFPLISKGNKVLYETYHGVFVNIQYTLRCDLKRPLLAKDLSRSCEFIVHSQPQKSKIVPTPVKFSITPETLQNVRERGQLPHFLIRGHLDATSCVISQPLTGEVQVDKSDVPIKSIELQLVRVETCGCAEGYARDATEIQNIQIAEGDVGHGLPIPVHMVFPRLFTCPTLETTNFKVEFEINVVVILQDDHLITENFPLKLCRV encoded by the exons ATGAGCGTCACTCTGGATATCAAACTGAAAAGAGCCAACAAAGTCTATCATGAGGGG GAAACTGTGGCCGGCGTCGTCACGTTGTGCTGCAAGGAGCCGCTGCAGCACAACGGCATCGCGCTCAGCATGGACGGCATCGTCAACCTGCAGCTCAGCTCCAAGAGCGTCGGCGTCTTCGAGGCGTTCTACAACTCCGTCAAG CCAATCCCGCTGATCAGCAGCAGCATCGAGGCAGCCAAGGCCGGGAAAATCCCAGGAGGGAAAACGGAAATCCCGTTTGAGTTTCCGCTCATCAGCAAAGGCAACAAAGTTCTGTACGAGACTTACCACGGCGTCTTCGTCAACATCCAG TACACACTGCGCTGCGACCTgaagcgccccctgctggccaaaGACCTGAGCAGGAGCTGCGAGTTCATCGTTCACAGTCAG CCGCAGAAATCAAAAATTGTTCCAACTCCGGTCAAGTTCAGCATCACTCCAGAGACGCTACAGAACGTCCGCGAG AGGGGTCAGCTGCCGCACTTCCTGATCCGAGGACATCTGGACGCCACCAGCTGCGTCATCAGCCAGCCGCTCACCGGAGAGGTGCAGGTGGACAAATCCGACGTCCCCATCAAGAGCATCGAGCTGCAGCTGGTCCGGGTCGAGACCTGCG GCTGCGCCGAGGGCTACGCGCGAGACGCCACGGAGATCCAGAACATCCAGATCGCAGAAGGAGACGTCGGCCACGGCCTGCCCATACCCGTCCACATGGTGTTCCCCCGACTCTTCACCTGCCCCACCCTGGAGACCACCAACTTCAAAGTGG agtTTGAAATCAACGTCGTGGTCATCCTGCAGGACGATCACCTGATCACCGAGAACTTCCCTCTGAAGCTCTGCAGAGTCTGA
- the vps26c gene encoding vacuolar protein sorting-associated protein 26C isoform X3 → MSVTLDIKLKRANKVYHEGETVAGVVTLCCKEPLQHNGIALSMDGIVNLQLSSKSVGVFEAFYNSVKPIPLISSSIEAAKAGKIPGGKTEIPFEFPLISKGNKVLYETYHGVFVNIQVGLDVSLSANYTLRCDLKRPLLAKDLSRSCEFIVHSQPQKSKIVPTPVKFSITPETLQNVRERGQLPHFLIRGHLDATSCVISQPLTGEVQVDKSDVPIKSIELQLVRVETCGCAEGYARDATEIQNIQIAEGDVGHGLPIPVHMVFPRLFTCPTLETTNFKVEFEINVVVILQDDHLITENFPLKLCRV, encoded by the exons ATGAGCGTCACTCTGGATATCAAACTGAAAAGAGCCAACAAAGTCTATCATGAGGGG GAAACTGTGGCCGGCGTCGTCACGTTGTGCTGCAAGGAGCCGCTGCAGCACAACGGCATCGCGCTCAGCATGGACGGCATCGTCAACCTGCAGCTCAGCTCCAAGAGCGTCGGCGTCTTCGAGGCGTTCTACAACTCCGTCAAG CCAATCCCGCTGATCAGCAGCAGCATCGAGGCAGCCAAGGCCGGGAAAATCCCAGGAGGGAAAACGGAAATCCCGTTTGAGTTTCCGCTCATCAGCAAAGGCAACAAAGTTCTGTACGAGACTTACCACGGCGTCTTCGTCAACATCCAGGTCGGGCTCGATGTTAGCCTGTCTGCTAAC TACACACTGCGCTGCGACCTgaagcgccccctgctggccaaaGACCTGAGCAGGAGCTGCGAGTTCATCGTTCACAGTCAG CCGCAGAAATCAAAAATTGTTCCAACTCCGGTCAAGTTCAGCATCACTCCAGAGACGCTACAGAACGTCCGCGAG AGGGGTCAGCTGCCGCACTTCCTGATCCGAGGACATCTGGACGCCACCAGCTGCGTCATCAGCCAGCCGCTCACCGGAGAGGTGCAGGTGGACAAATCCGACGTCCCCATCAAGAGCATCGAGCTGCAGCTGGTCCGGGTCGAGACCTGCG GCTGCGCCGAGGGCTACGCGCGAGACGCCACGGAGATCCAGAACATCCAGATCGCAGAAGGAGACGTCGGCCACGGCCTGCCCATACCCGTCCACATGGTGTTCCCCCGACTCTTCACCTGCCCCACCCTGGAGACCACCAACTTCAAAGTGG agtTTGAAATCAACGTCGTGGTCATCCTGCAGGACGATCACCTGATCACCGAGAACTTCCCTCTGAAGCTCTGCAGAGTCTGA